The following are from one region of the Thermofilum sp. genome:
- a CDS encoding phospholipase D-like domain-containing protein, with protein MPRRRSEQSLQAVAYAMIFLAVAAFAAGYFLGRGSAAPSPSAAVQGVSVELLNDRDYYPTLLDLISRANRSIYIMMYVFKSDTDTIMRITNLLVSKAKQGLDVRVILENSIEDNSYAYQLLKEGGVRVVYDSRSVTTHSKLVIIDGYIILVGSHNFSYMAMMRNHESSVLIISPELAARQTEYFMSVWTESTG; from the coding sequence ATGCCTCGGAGGCGTTCCGAGCAGAGTCTGCAAGCGGTCGCGTACGCCATGATCTTTCTCGCAGTCGCCGCCTTCGCCGCCGGGTACTTCCTGGGGAGAGGCTCGGCAGCCCCGTCGCCCTCTGCAGCTGTTCAGGGCGTCAGCGTGGAGCTGCTGAACGACCGGGACTACTACCCCACCTTGCTCGATCTAATTTCGCGCGCAAACCGGTCAATCTACATCATGATGTATGTTTTCAAGAGCGATACCGACACTATCATGAGGATCACGAATCTCCTCGTGAGCAAAGCCAAGCAGGGGCTGGACGTGAGGGTGATTCTAGAGAACTCGATAGAGGATAACTCGTACGCCTACCAGTTGCTCAAGGAGGGCGGCGTGAGGGTAGTCTACGACTCGCGCTCAGTGACAACGCACTCCAAGCTTGTGATCATCGACGGCTACATCATTCTCGTGGGCTCGCACAACTTCAGCTACATGGCGATGATGCGCAACCACGAATCAAGCGTCTTGATCATCAGCCCCGAGCTGGCCGCGAGGCAGACAGAGTACTTTATGAGCGTCTGGACTGAGAGCACAGGCTGA
- a CDS encoding transcriptional regulator — protein MDKDRLAGAILLLTALTLGAAYVYFLFFGSDSVSIFVLKLTALGTVGSFLLLMGWIGFSLLTSPPRKKIEEVERRLAEELKKLREKGYPFPWVDASGGG, from the coding sequence GTGGATAAAGACAGGCTTGCCGGCGCCATACTGCTTCTCACTGCCCTCACCCTGGGGGCGGCGTACGTCTACTTCCTTTTCTTCGGCAGCGACTCCGTCAGCATCTTCGTCCTCAAGCTCACAGCGCTGGGCACCGTCGGGTCTTTTCTCCTGCTCATGGGCTGGATAGGCTTCTCGCTCCTTACATCACCCCCGCGAAAGAAGATCGAGGAAGTTGAGCGGAGGCTCGCGGAGGAGCTGAAGAAGCTGCGCGAGAAAGGCTACCCCTTCCCGTGGGTCGATGCGAGTGGAGGTGGGTAA
- a CDS encoding thiamine-phosphate synthase family protein, translating into MEVGKLGLSRLRPLLERAGVRAELDANEVEGFLVTVNPAVGVPDELLGFFAFHYSASNIAAAFGKPEYSLLDLTLPPGYPPEKAELILSTFIEECRKYGVKLVGGHTGRYEGVEYPLASSTMLGRRLRPRLAPEEGDRVYLLGKVGSEAAWLAGAQVELEELTPLPKALKLAEIGGVKLAHDVSEGGLLGALLEVSAFYRRVIEVDRGSVPVEERAPRVSEPLALPSYGALIAVGDATVRRDAASLGLECYEIGRVLSEGTGVVVDGALVQEAPISEVVALYAPGVAGKGELAAVALAAERFCSLRGVERLIPEVGVNIAYARPGAESPDDVAAIEGRIVRTSRGVRACGKPAFGASRHLAGVLLAVSARRPHIRAALNLKPERELLEALGRLGLRVARVEPSSACPIAEAAKKGLEADAYYYEAAPGLEPSLVILAEDPLKLIELLEEALALLERRASGF; encoded by the coding sequence GTGGAGGTGGGTAAGCTCGGCTTAAGCCGCCTGCGCCCCCTTCTCGAGAGAGCCGGCGTGAGAGCCGAGCTCGACGCGAACGAGGTAGAGGGCTTTCTCGTCACAGTGAACCCAGCGGTTGGCGTGCCCGACGAGCTGCTCGGCTTCTTCGCTTTTCACTACTCTGCCTCCAACATCGCTGCTGCATTCGGCAAGCCTGAGTACTCGCTGCTGGATCTCACCCTGCCGCCCGGCTACCCCCCGGAGAAAGCGGAGCTAATCCTATCCACCTTCATTGAGGAGTGCCGGAAGTACGGCGTCAAGCTCGTAGGAGGCCACACGGGAAGGTACGAGGGAGTAGAGTACCCTCTGGCCTCGTCCACGATGCTGGGCCGCAGGCTCCGCCCCAGGCTGGCTCCAGAAGAGGGCGACAGAGTCTACTTGCTAGGTAAGGTGGGCTCTGAAGCCGCCTGGCTCGCTGGCGCGCAAGTAGAGCTGGAGGAGCTTACCCCTCTACCTAAAGCTCTGAAGCTGGCCGAGATCGGTGGGGTAAAGCTGGCTCACGATGTCTCCGAGGGAGGTTTGCTCGGCGCCTTGCTCGAGGTGAGCGCGTTTTACAGGCGAGTCATAGAGGTGGATAGGGGTAGCGTTCCAGTGGAAGAGCGCGCGCCGCGTGTGAGCGAGCCTCTAGCGCTGCCATCCTACGGGGCTCTGATCGCCGTGGGCGATGCTACCGTGAGGCGTGACGCGGCGAGCCTAGGCTTAGAGTGCTACGAGATAGGCCGTGTCCTTTCGGAAGGCACCGGAGTCGTCGTCGACGGAGCCCTCGTGCAGGAAGCTCCCATAAGCGAGGTCGTCGCCCTCTATGCTCCTGGCGTGGCCGGGAAGGGAGAGCTGGCGGCGGTGGCGCTCGCAGCTGAAAGGTTCTGCAGTCTGAGAGGGGTGGAGCGCCTCATCCCAGAAGTGGGAGTGAACATCGCTTACGCTAGACCGGGAGCGGAGTCGCCCGACGATGTTGCTGCGATCGAGGGCCGAATAGTCAGGACGTCGAGAGGGGTGCGAGCCTGCGGGAAGCCTGCTTTCGGGGCTTCAAGGCACCTTGCGGGGGTTCTGCTCGCAGTCTCGGCTCGGAGACCGCACATCAGGGCTGCTCTCAACCTCAAGCCGGAGCGGGAGCTCCTCGAAGCTCTAGGGCGGCTCGGCCTTAGAGTTGCGAGAGTGGAGCCAAGCAGCGCCTGCCCTATCGCTGAAGCCGCTAAGAAAGGCTTGGAGGCTGACGCCTACTATTACGAGGCTGCGCCGGGGCTGGAGCCCTCGCTGGTCATCCTCGCTGAAGACCCGCTAAAGCTGATCGAGCTGCTCGAGGAAGCGCTAGCGCTGCTGGAGCGGCGGGCCAGCGGCTTCTGA